The sequence ACGGTGGAGAGATGTCCCAGCTTAGGCATGCATATGTTGTAGTAGCAGCACAGTTGTCTCTTCATAGCCCAATGTTCAATTTAAAACCTGGGGGGCGGTACCAACCCTACGATGGACAAGCGTTTGCAAGTTCAAATCTCAACGCTACTAGAGCACGAAATGCTGGTCAACACGAGTCTTAAAGTCACTCTGGGTGAGCTCCATGGCAGCCAAGCCTTTGTCACTCTCATAAAGATCTTGGCTGTTAGCAATGTCTCCTACCTCATTCTATGGCTCGTTCATGCTCTTTTCTTATCCAACCTGCGCAAGATTCCAGGGCCTTTTCTCGCCAAACTGACTGGTCTGtgggaggtcaagaaggtggTCACAGGAAACATACATGGAATCATGATTGACCTGCACAAGATTCACGGTACTATACCTCCAATACTCAGCTATCCTCTAAAACGCGATTCGGTAGGCACTAAACTAGCTTGAGCCAGGTCCTATCGTGCAGATTGCGCCCAACCGATACGACTTCAACACGCCTGAAGCTGTCAAGACCATCTACCGGATTGGCAACGCCTTTACGAAGTCTCGCTATTACGACCCATTCGGTACCCCTGATTTCCATAACCTGATGAACGCGCTGGACAATAAGGACCATGCAACCTTGCGAAAGCAGATCGCGTCCCTATATACCATGTCGGCCTTGTTGTCTTACGAGCACTCGGTCGATACTCAGACAATCATTCTAAAGGAAAAATTGCTAGCCTTTGCCAGCCGTGGAGAAATCGTTGATCTCCCCCAGTTCCTCCAATTTTACGCTTTTGACGTTATTGGAACCATCACGGTGAGATATCTCACACTACGACACATCCCAGAAGACCAGGCCCTAATCTGATATGCTTTCACTCTAGATTGGCAAGTCGATGGGTATGATGGAATCCAGCACCGATATGTACGACACCTGTCGGGCTCTAGATGGAATGTGGCATTATATCGCAGTATTGGGACTCATTCCTGGCATACACTTACGGTATATACAACTCGCCAAGGTTCTTGGCTTTACACCTCCGACAAAGGCTCTGGATTTGTTCATAGACACCCAGATACAGCAGTACACGGAAGCCATGGAACGTAAGGGCGGTGTtagagatgatgaagacacCTTTCTAGCCAGAATGCTGAAGTTACAGGAACAAGGAAAAGCTACCAAGAAAGACACTCGACACTGCGTGACGATAAACATCGGCGCAGGTTCTGATACTACAGCTATCGGCCTCAGCTCTATTGTTTACTATATTTACAACAACCCACGCACCCTTAATCGTCTCCGCAAGGAACTTGATGAGTTTGCGGAGGCAGGGGAGTTATCAGATCCTGTGGGTTTCCAGCAGGCACAGAAGATGCCATACTTGCAGGCTGTCATCAAAGAAGCCATGCGGCTTCATCCTGGTGTGGGTACGCAACTCACGCGCGTCGTACCCAAGGGAGGTGTCGTCATTGAAGGCCAATTCTTTCCAGAAGGGGTAAGTAGAATCCCTTGTTCTCTTTATATGAAAATGCTGGAAGAAGGCCCAAAAAGCACTACTAACTAAGTGTTCAGGCGGAGGTGGGCGTCAATGAATGGGCTCTATACTACAACCAAGACGTCTTCGGAGAGGATGCAGCCAAGTTTCGGCCAGAGCGATGGCTACAACCCGGTAAAGATGTTAGAATCGCAGCATCTTTTGGGGTATGTGGAAATATCCGTCTTGGAAACTCACACAGACAAGAGGCTAATATCAGTGCCCAACATCTAGTTCGGCGCCGGTCCCCGATCATGCCTTGGAAAGAACGTTAGCATCCTAGAGATGTCCAAAGCCATTCCTCAGATTGTGAAAAACTTCGATATTGAGCTTCAACAAGATGAATCGTGGAAACATGAGTGCTGGTTTTTTGTCAAGCCAGAGTTCGAGGCACAGATTAAGTTGAGGGTTCGTTAGCGAAAGTTATCACATACGAATAGCTTGAGGAAGTGAAACCCTGGTCTGGGACTCCAAAACGACGCATGGAGTGGATGGAATGCACAATATGGAGCAGACAACACGATTAGTTGCGATACGGACGCCTCATCAAGTGTCAGGCCAGCAAGTGAGCCGTTCCTTTCCATGAGCATCAACAGTCAACTCTGCCAGTAGACTCTTCTGCCACAAGTAGTACTAATTCTTAAATTGTAGTCAAGTAGGTGGGCTATCCCATGAATCTGATGTACCAATGTGCACAAAGACTCGGATTAATTTCTCAAGGTATCTACCTGCCTACTTCCCAGGGCCCTCTTTCTATCCTGTAGTCATCATGGAGTGGAGTTCCATGTCCCCCTCAACCCCTGCACATGTGGCTGATATAACAACCGACGGGGTAAACTCCGCAAAAGTCCGCAACCCCAAAGACCGACACTGGCTCCCTAGGCCCCGCCATTTGCAGACGGAGTTACGCCATAAATGGCGATGACCGGAGGAATTCGGTCATGCGATTTGTAATTAGCATGATGTGTTGAAGAGTAGTAAGCGGAGGGAAGAATGAACATACTTGGTCGAGTATAAACAGCCCGTATCTTCTCAGACTTGATATACCTGAGTGACAGACGCATTGCAGCTTCTTCCTATTTCTATCGTCAGGTCATCTCCATCAAGTCATAACGATCTCCTGACTCCGACGGATAGCGGTCATGGCTCAAGACGCCAAGATCATCTTCTACACCAACCGCCAATGCCCTTGTACATGCTCTTCTGTCCCGTTCTGCGAAGACGAAGCTGACCAaccttctccaagatgcTCACCGCGTTCATATCACTTTGGCTGAGCTGGGAATCCCTTTCGAGGAGGAGCAAATCGACCTCGAGGTTCCAAGAACAGAGGCTTACTTGAAAATCAACCCACGCGGCAAGGTCCCAGCGCTAAGCTACAATGGCAACATCATTACCGAGTctgccatcatcgccaagtTCCTCGCGGATGCGTACCCCTCACACCTTGTGCCACCATCTAACTCTGTAGACGGTGCTCTTCGCCGCGCTCGCATCGAATTCTTTGCCGATACCTATGCCAACAATGTGCTAGGACTGCTTTACAAAGGCACCTCGGCAAAAGCTGATGCTGAAGCTGACAAGATTGGTCAAACATTGGTCGAGAACAttgtcaaggagattgagccAGAGTTGAACGACGCTGCGCCGTATTTTGGAGGGAGTGACAAGATCACCCTGGCAGAGGTTAGCTGATTCCAAAGTCTTCGGCCTTCTAGGACATCGCCGCGCTTATCAGCCACTATTGGAACTGTTTAACTGACTGCTCGCACAGGTTTTGGTAGCCTCCTTTGTTATCCGTCTGTTGTCGTTGGGCAGAAGTGGAATTCTATTCAAGGAAGCACTCAGCGAGctggaggccaaggctcCGAACTTTGCGAAGTGGGCAGCTGTTTTGCAAAAGACCCCCAACATTATCGACATCTTTGATGAAAACATCTGGACAACGAAGATTTCTGAGAGAATTTCTGCTGCCCGGGCTTGATCATGAACCTCAACCCATGTATAAGTCAATGTAGTAAGGGGGATGGCAGAAGCTGTTCTAAGCCTGTCATGGACGCTTGATAGTAGAAAATGGTCatgaaagagaaagaagttCTGGTTTGCTAGGAGATTGGTCATGTGTCCTCCTTCTGATCTCATTGCGTGCCTATGTTTTATCTGTACAGTGAATCATCCTGTGCACAACTCGGCACATAAGGAATGGGTTCATCTTACAGCTTGTCCTTTTCACACAACCAGATGTTGAACATTGCCGCCCAAGTGTGTACGATTTGATTGTTGTAAGTGGGCGAAGGCCAGGCCAAACATGTACaagccgacaaggccaaACCCTAGGAGGATCATGGGTCCTCAAGCTCCTGACAACAATGGCTCCTCAGCCATGCTATCAGCTACAACACCGAGACCATTTGGTGTCCAACCGAAAATTCACCAGCAGAGATGGATGAGAGCAATGTGACAAGTGAGAGATACAGCTCTCAGCCAGCAATAGCATGCGGCCGTCAGGCAAAAAGGGAAGGCCTGCGAGGtcaaaaacatacaacagcggggattcgctggtcgtcaccgacccaactactaatccaCCCCTCACCggcttatctatgggagagcggacgggatcccgagttgTCCGgtgggtatggtcgtatgtgcttGAGAGTGCTGCCGGAAGGGCTCATATGGTGAGTGTGCGAGGTGTGGGAAAGATTCTAAAGCAAAAGATCGATTGATTGTTCCCGAAACTAGCACCCGTCGAGTCGACATTGGCCCTGGTTCGCAGGTGGGTTCTCACCAAATTGGCCTTTCAGTCCCTAGGTAGGTTGCATACTGTCCCGGGTAGATTCATGGTAGCACAAGACCAACATAACAGAGCTGAGCTCCTGACTCACTCAAAGAAACTGAATGCTATGATAGAATAAAGGCTTGAAGTATTATCATAGTCCACGGCAGGTTTAGTTCTATGTATATCAACACATGTATGTGGAAATGTTACGTAGCACAAATTGATGCTTGACCGACTTCTTTTCGAGAAGTTCTTTGCCAATTTCGCTTGACCCACGTTGTGAAAAACTCGATCGATTAGTCATCACTTAACGAGCCGCTATGGCCTCAGGCGCAAAGGAAAAAAGCCGTCAGGGCCCCACAACAAGTCTGTATAAAAAGTCCTTCTCCCTCTGAACTTTTGaacttttctttctttcttcttcacgTCGACAATACTTCAGTAAGCCTACCCCTACTGGTGGCCTCCCAACCAACTCTCGCTAACGCCCTTCGCAGGAGAATCATTTCTATAGTATTCGACCTTCTCTTGGTTCTCCAAAAGAGCCACAGATCCCACCCTGGTTGATGAGTGCATATCCTCGACACCCTAGAGTGAATACCTTGGTCCACTCGCTCTGTCTGCAAAGACGGCGGCAGCCGCCTTGAGCGGTTGCTGTATAGAGTTGGTTTTCTCTTGATGATCTCGACCCCAGCAGCGGTCTTGCCTTCGGGCGCGCGGTTGGGGTGGGTGTTGATGGACGTCTGACAGGCGTGTTTCCTTTCTCCTTTTCGTTGCTCTCTAAGGCTTGCCTTGGAAGTGAGGAAGAGTTTGTTGCGGCGGTTACAGAGAGCCGTAGCAGTCAACCGTGGAGAGATGGTCGTATCCACTTCTGCATGTCCTGTCGCGTCTGAGAATCTCCACCATATTATAGAGGCTCAGCGCAAGATTGTGTACCCAGTGACGCCTCAATTCGTGCCTGTAAGCAGCCAAAACACTTAAATGAACTCAGACACATGGATGATCTGATTACCCGTGACAACTCAGTCGATCCCATCTCATTTCACTACCCGGGCCGCCGGCATGTGGTGGACCTGGAGGTTCGAGATGGGTCTCGATGATCTCGGTTACCATGTCAAGAAATCTCTGTTGCCTACTCGTTACCATGGAGAACAGTGCACTGTTTTGACCGCTGTTTGAAAGCAGCCATCTCACCGAGTGAACGAATTGGTCATTGCGGATCTCCAATGCTCAGTGAAGTTACGACCAGTCAAGAATATTCACGAGTCACAACCAACTTTCTCAATGCCTGTGTGTGCTTACACAGTTTTGCGTTCTCACATCCGCCTTCTGTATCAGGGTTACCTATGAGATAGCGCTCTACTCGCACAGCATTACTCCTTAAGATGTGCGCACTGCCTGTTGTTAGACGTGAGAGGATGTGGTGATTTGTGAAGGAAGGAAACTGGGTATGGGACATGTGAAAGCGAATTCGCAACTGTAAAGTGGAGAGTGTTAGCGGGCTGCAGCGAAAAACCCGTTGGCTGGAGCGACATCGTCTCCTGCTTGGGTGCTCTAACAGTGGATCCTTGGTGCAGCACGCGCAATCAAGTCGCGTCTGCTCTTCCGCACGCGCCGCTTTTATACCTTTGGCCTGCGAGCGGGCGACTGGCGGAACTTCCAAAAACGGAATAGCCGCAAATTCTCTCAGTGCGCGTCTGACTTGACGCGTCCACGACACGCTCTTTACGCGGTTCAGCATTCCTCCCGCATGCGTTGAGCCTGCACTACTCAAGAGGCAGATCACCGCTTGGGCTCGTGGGCTCTCCAGATCTTGGAATGGTCTCACCGAAAAAAGGAGGTTTTGGGCTTCGATGTGTGCCCTAGACTAGTTCTGCACCATGCTGCTGGCCAATTTGGTACGTCAATTCTTAAGGACTTTTGCGATCTTGCTCGGTACGCAGCGTGACTGGCAGACTGGCGTAAGCCTTCCTCTATTGCCAGACCTCCCACCCTATAGAGGAGGATTGCACCTGTCTGGGTCGAGATTGGGAGCAGCACAATATTCGGACACTTGGGCCCTCCTGTCCATCCCTGTCTCGAAAAGCCGAAGCCCACCAATTACTGTGAACGGCTCGGGATTGCAGCGTTGGTTTGGTTCCAGAAGCTGGGCGCGTGTCATCGGCATGGGCGAGCTGATCTCATGCATCGACATGCGAGGCTCAAACTCCTCTTGGTTCCATCATTTCGATGAGCCTCATTGAAGTCGTGGACAGCTCATGTAGATCGTCCCTTCGATGTGACCAGGAATTCTTTGcatcaagatgaagatgcttCGTGATTGGCCACCTCGCCAGACAACCAGGCACAGCGCCTTGCAAGGACGCACACTCGCTAATTGCTGACAGGCGCAGCAGCACACAGCCAGAATGGAGCATCTTGATTGGCTCGCTCGCCAAACGCTCACCCCAAGGGACATCACAGCCCTTTGGCAACCATACTCTTGATACTGGCAGCACTGAAGCAGTTGAACTACCGATATATCCACGATATAAATCAGTCATTACCTCTCAATTATTGTCTTGGATATTTCATCTCTTCGATCCAAACACTCCTCCGCTTTATACATCCGTCTAATTAACATCTATCAACACACTGCATTATGAAGCTTCCCTGGCTTCTGTCCCCACTCACTCTCGGGCTGGGAGTTATCGCCCAGTCCTTTGTTTCGCCGCCAACTAATGTCCAAGTCGTGCTCTCCAAGAAATTTCCAGGAGCCAAGATTTCATACAAGCAAGTTCATAACTTGTGCGAGACAACCGAAGGTGTCAAATCCTTTTCTGGCTATGTTAGTCTCCCAAAGGACTTTATCCCTGATGCCAAAGATTGGGACGAGGACATTTCGGgaaacttcttcttctggtaCTTCGGTATGACATTATCTTGTTAGGAAACTGTTTTTACCTGCTGATCGGCCCAAACAGAGGCTAGAGATGACCCCGAGAATGCGCCCACCTCCATCTATCTTGGCGGAGGCCCTGGGTACACTTCCTTTGATGGCTCATCCGTATTTCCCTGTTACGTGAACCCCGATTCAAACTCGACGACTCTCAACAAACACTCTTGGAACAACCATTCCAATATGCTCTACATCGAACAGCCTCTTGGCACTGGCTTCTCCTACACAAAGATCGAGAACGGCACTTATGATACTCTGACAGGAGAATTTACTCCTGTGGTGGATGGAGAGGCCTTGCCAGAGCTGAACGTTACAAACCTGCATGCCACACTACAGGCCGCCGGTATTGGAGACACGATGAACACTACCAAGACGGCCGCGAGAACTCTTTGGCGGTTTGCACAGGTGTGGTTCAACGAGTGAGCGACCCCTCCAACGAATTCTCCTGTAAAGTGCTAACCATGATAGGTTCCCCGAGAGGGCCAAAAATAACGATGAACTTGCTATCTGGGCAGTATCGGTGAGTGTCATCCATGGCCCTTCTGGTGCCTTACTAACCTACCCCCATTTAGTACGGTGGTCTCTACGCACCCGTTTTTGGTTCTTACTTTATCGACCagaacaagaagatcgaAAAAGGAGATCCTCCGGCCGCCAACTCGACCGTCCTCAACTTGGTTACAGTTGGCTTGTTGAATGCCATGGTGGACATACGTTCTATGGCCTTGGGCTTTCCTGACTTTGCTCTCAACAATACCTACGACCTTCCAGTCTATTCCGAGGAGGTCGCTGAAATGGTACTCGGGAACATCACCGCACCTGATGTCGGCTGTCTCACTCTGGTCGACAAATGCAGAGCTGCTGTGACGCGTGACGACCCAGAAAGCACAGGAACCAACAACCATGTCAACGAAATCTGTCTCAAGGCAATGGGAGTATGCTTCGGCGCGGTTACGATTTATGACGAAGTATCACCCGTTGGTCTCCCACATATGAGAAAACACAAGATAAATTGCTAACTGGGACACTTTAGTATCATCATTTTGACATCACTTTGAACAAGTACGCTTCATTTCCTACCGAGTATGAAACGGCCCTGTTCAACCAGCCCTGGGTGCAACAAGAGCTAGGCGTGCCTTTGAACTACACGCGAGGCAATAATGAGATTGAGGCTGCCTTCCTTGGACGGACTGGCGACATGGTTCGCTATGGCCTTGAGTACattggccatcttctcgagAACGGAGTGAACGTTGCTATGATCAACGGAGACAGGGACTTCCGCTGCAATTGTGAGTTCTCGGTTAATCCAAGTGCCTGGAATAAACTGACAAGAGTTTGCACAGGGTTTTCAGGGGAAAACGCCTCCTTGAGCATTCCATTCTCCGAAGCTCACCAGTTCGCCGCTGCTGGATATCAACCCATCATGACTAACGCCTCCCACGAAGGAGGCTTCGTTCGTGAATACGGCAATCTCTCATTCTCACGGGTGTTTCAGGCCGGCCACAGCACGGGAGGTTACCAGCCTGAGACCGTGTCTGCAATCTTTGAGAGGGCAATGTTCAGATCTGATGTTGCCACTGGCGATATTAAACTGGCCAAGACCCCTAACTACGCATCCAAAGGAAAGGCAAGTGTAAGGGACGTCAAGAGCGAGTTGCCTGAGTTGATTGAGAATATCTGCTATGTCTTGCAACCTGGCGATACCTGCACACCTGAGCAGCTAAAGGCCCTGAAGCAGGGCACTGCCGAGACTGAAGACTGGGTTGTAGTGAAGCCGGCCGGTACGAAGGGGGAACGTGTGATGGAGGGTAAGGGTGCTGATGGAGAGAAAAACAGCTCCAAAGGATCCAACCAAGATGGAAGCCAGACGACGACATCCGGTGGCGTTCGGCTAACCGATAGCCTGGCCTTCGCTTTTCTCCTGGTGGCGGTGATGGCCATTGTTTGAGGGAAAACAGTTTCCCTCCTGAGTCATTTTTGCTGGGCTGTTCTGGTCTGGGGATAGAGGGCGAACTTGGGCTTTGGGTTAGATTTAGCATCGTTATTTTCAGTAATAGGGGCAGTGATATTtgtatattactagaaagTCTCGTGTTGTACCGCTCATTTTCAGTTACTCCTATCTGTTCAGATCTCGTCTATACTAAAAGTGCACCGTCAACTCTCTCACCGGCCCATGCAAGTCGGTGTCATTGCTCGGACACATCAGGAGGCGAAGCTTAGCTCGCCGCTTGTTATACAAAGTGGCGGCATATACCTCTTTCACTCGCTTGTCTTCTGGTATCATCGGTGCATCGTCCCAACTGACGCTAGCATGAAGATTGAATGAGGGTTTGGACCAAGCACTCCAGGGGATAGTCAGCGAGGTAGGATCCAACAAGGAGGGCACGTAGTCTCGAGAATTGATGGGCCCCAGTGATTCTTCCTCCACTGCTACGATCGTACCGAGGCCCTGGGCAGTGGCGTCGCTCCTCCACATGCCTTCGACTCTGTTGGTCTTTAGAAGCATCCTAAGGGCGGCATGTCGCAGAGAGTGGTGGCGACAGCGGTGTGTGACCAAGAACAATGGAATGACCAAGCCGGGCTCAAGGCTAACCCTGACTGTGTTCTTCCCATTTGTTCTCTTGTGAAGTGTCGCTGCGAGTCGGATTGCGTACTCGAAGTACCCCAGCAACGAGTCGTAACGAGTTTCGGGACCAAAGGCAGTTGCTCGAATGAGTATCCGAAGAGTGACATGGTACAGGCGGAGTGAGAGCCTGGTAGTATTGTCGTCATACGTAGGCGGAGTGTTTGAACCTTCGTATATGGCCATGTTGGTCTCCCACTGGACAAGTCGTCTGATAAAGCCGTCCACCTTTGTGAGCCAAGGACCGTACTTCATCGTCTCGCGGAACAAGCCACTTTCAAGTAGAAAGAAGGCTCTGGAGATACTGAAGAGCTCTGAACTGAGGTCCTCGTAGGAGCTTGGCGGAATAGATGGGATCTCGAGAAAGTGATTCAGATCAAACGCCGCTGTAGATTCGTTGTATGGATATGGTGACGCTGAGTCACTGAAGGTCATGGCTTGAAGGTCGACCCTCATGACAGAGCCGCCGAGGATATCGAGGCT comes from Fusarium falciforme chromosome 11, complete sequence and encodes:
- a CDS encoding Zn(2)-C6 fungal-type domain-containing protein, whose translation is MPGPGPLRDPCAPPDGTDLRNEHPSQPISFLRSAADYLMARSKKGCITCRIRRVKCDEAKPQCKRCQSTKRVCDGYLSEESFMPRRQLVEAVKQLSVIGPVSRALTQAPPSRPISSDDPSYFAFFRTVTVPSTCSLFPSSFWQKSVLQLAHGEPAIWHAAIALGALHQRTEAPAAAAKGNTDIEELSTRAITHYGKAMALAKDLNSSAKVVSLSLALAASANMLGRWGEMHTHVMAGLGIVSRDVAHGKSLDILGGSVMRVDLQAMTFSDSASPYPYNESTAAFDLNHFLEIPSIPPSSYEDLSSELFSISRAFFLLESGLFRETMKYGPWLTKVDGFIRRLVQWETNMAIYEGSNTPPTYDDNTTRLSLRLYHVTLRILIRATAFGPETRYDSLLGYFEYAIRLAATLHKRTNGKNTVRVSLEPGLVIPLFLVTHRCRHHSLRHAALRMLLKTNRVEGMWRSDATAQGLGTIVAVEEESLGPINSRDYVPSLLDPTSLTIPWSAWSKPSFNLHASVSWDDAPMIPEDKRVKEVYAATLYNKRRAKLRLLMCPSNDTDLHGPVRELTVHF